In Chlamydia serpentis, the following are encoded in one genomic region:
- a CDS encoding polymorphic outer membrane protein middle domain-containing protein encodes MKSSVSWLFLSSMLISSSLSIICAEVTLDSNNNYDGSNGTIFTPYETNDTTGTTYSLLTDISFQNAGTSGIPLALGCFKEAAGDLTFQGNNRSLTFLLINAGSNSGTVASTTAADKNLTFNNFSNLSILSCPSFTIAPNGKSALTSANSLSLIGNSRIVFSRNFSSESGGVISTKNFSLAETSHSAIFSNNQVFNGHEGGVIYATGTVTIENNSGSVSFVNNVAKGSGGAIFSLGNCSITNNSQVTFNGNSSQESAQTQGGAIYCTTAGTTLSLTGNQQLLFINNNALTKGGAISAAKVNISSGGPTLFENNTSGSIAGKGIGGAINIEPGGELALSATSGDIIFNNNQLVEGTSIRRNAINISDTAKVTSIRSSTGQSIYFYDPITNPGTTSITDILNLNLADTGSNIQYEGAIVFSGEKLSTVEKAIVENLISTIRQPAILARGDLVLRDGVTVTFNSLKQSSGSRILIDGGTTLSAKEENLSLNGLAVNISSLDGKNKATLKTETADKNISLSGTIQLVDAQDSFYENHKLKNATTYPLIEIIATGSNGTITFGALSALTLQEPEVHYGYQGNWQLSWADGVSSKVGSINWSRTGYNPNPERRSNLPSNSLWGNFIDIRSLGQLMETKSNGQPFERDLWLSGIANFFHRDSMPTRHGFRHISGGYALGLTAATPTADQLIFAFCQLFVRERDHVVGKNHGDTYGASLYFQHTEGLFDIANFLWGKATRTPWILSEMSKMIPLSFDARFSYLHTDNHMKTNYTKYPTVNGSWRNNAFCADLGANFPITISGPYFLKEVEPFVKIQYIYAHQKDFNERSAEGRAFNKSELINIEIPIGVKFEKDAKSEKGTYDLTLMYVVDAYRRNPECMTYLTASDAHWKAYGANLARQGFLARAANHVQINPYMEIFGQFAFEVRSSSRSYNVDLGSKFRF; translated from the coding sequence ATGAAGTCCTCCGTTTCTTGGTTGTTCCTGTCTTCGATGCTAATTTCTTCCTCTCTCTCTATAATCTGTGCAGAGGTCACACTAGATAGCAACAATAACTACGATGGGTCTAACGGAACTATTTTTACTCCTTATGAGACCAATGACACTACAGGAACTACCTACTCTCTACTTACTGATATATCATTTCAAAACGCAGGAACCTCTGGGATACCACTCGCGTTAGGATGCTTCAAAGAAGCTGCTGGTGATCTTACTTTCCAAGGAAACAATCGTTCGCTAACCTTTCTACTTATCAACGCGGGCTCCAATTCTGGAACTGTAGCTAGTACTACAGCAGCTGATAAAAACCTTACCTTTAATAATTTTTCTAACTTATCGATTCTCTCGTGTCCCTCTTTTACTATTGCTCCTAACGGAAAATCTGCTCTTACATCGGCAAATAGCCTATCATTAATTGGAAATTCTCGAATTGTATTTAGTAGAAATTTCTCATCAGAGAGTGGTGGTGTTATCAGCACTAAAAACTTTTCTTTAGCAGAGACCTCTCATTCTGCTATTTTTTCAAATAACCAAGTATTTAATGGTCACGAGGGCGGGGTAATTTATGCTACAGGAACGGTCACTATTGAAAACAATTCAGGCAGCGTTTCCTTTGTTAACAATGTAGCAAAAGGTTCGGGAGGAGCAATTTTTAGCCTTGGAAATTGTTCCATTACGAATAATTCTCAAGTTACTTTCAACGGTAATAGTTCCCAGGAAAGTGCTCAAACTCAAGGAGGAGCAATCTATTGCACTACAGCAGGGACTACTCTCTCCCTTACTGGGAATCAACAACTCCTTTTTATCAACAATAACGCATTAACAAAAGGTGGGGCAATCTCTGCAGCCAAAGTGAATATTTCTTCTGGAGGTCCGACATTATTTGAGAATAACACCTCCGGTAGTATTGCAGGGAAGGGAATAGGAGGAGCTATAAATATAGAGCCTGGAGGAGAACTCGCGCTTTCTGCTACTTCTGGAGATATTATTTTCAACAACAATCAGTTAGTCGAAGGAACGTCAATCAGAAGAAATGCTATAAATATTAGCGATACAGCCAAAGTCACATCGATACGATCTTCGACAGGCCAGTCTATCTATTTCTATGATCCCATTACAAATCCAGGAACTACCAGTATTACAGACATATTGAACTTAAACTTAGCAGATACTGGCAGTAATATTCAATATGAAGGAGCTATAGTTTTTTCTGGAGAAAAACTCTCGACTGTAGAAAAAGCAATTGTTGAAAATCTTATCTCTACCATTAGGCAACCTGCAATATTAGCACGAGGAGACTTAGTTCTTCGTGATGGAGTGACCGTTACTTTCAATAGCTTAAAACAATCTTCTGGATCTCGAATTCTAATAGATGGAGGAACAACACTCAGCGCTAAAGAGGAAAATCTTTCTCTTAATGGTTTAGCAGTGAATATTTCCTCTTTAGATGGGAAAAACAAAGCGACTCTAAAAACAGAGACAGCAGACAAAAATATCTCGCTATCAGGAACAATTCAACTCGTTGATGCTCAAGATTCATTCTATGAAAATCACAAATTGAAAAATGCTACTACCTATCCTCTTATTGAGATTATTGCAACTGGATCTAATGGAACAATAACTTTCGGAGCCCTTTCTGCATTGACTCTTCAAGAACCAGAGGTTCATTATGGCTATCAAGGAAATTGGCAATTGTCTTGGGCAGATGGAGTCTCTTCAAAAGTAGGAAGTATCAACTGGTCGCGAACAGGGTATAATCCTAATCCTGAGAGAAGAAGTAATCTTCCTTCAAATAGCTTATGGGGGAATTTTATAGATATACGCTCACTAGGTCAGCTTATGGAAACCAAGTCTAATGGTCAACCATTCGAGCGTGACTTGTGGCTCTCAGGAATCGCTAATTTTTTTCATAGAGATTCTATGCCAACCCGCCATGGCTTCCGCCATATTAGTGGCGGGTATGCTCTAGGGCTGACAGCAGCGACCCCTACTGCAGATCAACTAATCTTTGCTTTCTGCCAACTATTTGTTAGAGAGCGCGATCATGTTGTAGGTAAGAATCACGGTGATACTTATGGGGCTTCTTTATATTTCCAACATACAGAAGGTCTTTTTGACATTGCTAACTTCCTTTGGGGAAAGGCTACACGAACTCCTTGGATTCTTTCTGAAATGTCAAAGATGATTCCCTTATCTTTTGATGCTAGATTTAGCTACCTCCACACTGATAATCATATGAAGACAAACTACACCAAATATCCTACGGTAAATGGTTCTTGGAGAAACAATGCTTTTTGTGCTGATCTTGGAGCCAACTTTCCTATTACAATTTCAGGACCTTATTTTCTTAAAGAAGTTGAGCCTTTCGTTAAAATCCAATATATTTATGCTCATCAAAAAGATTTCAATGAACGTAGCGCTGAAGGTCGTGCATTTAATAAAAGTGAGCTCATCAATATAGAGATCCCTATAGGTGTTAAGTTTGAAAAAGATGCTAAATCAGAAAAAGGAACTTATGATCTCACTCTTATGTACGTGGTTGATGCATACCGACGTAATCCCGAATGCATGACTTACCTTACAGCGAGTGATGCACATTGGAAGGCGTATGGCGCTAACCTCGCAAGACAAGGATTCCTTGCTCGTGCCGCAAATCATGTTCAAATTAACCCTTATATGGAGATCTTCGGTCAATTTGCTTTTGAAGTACGAAGTTCTTCGCGAAGCTATAATGTAGACTTAGGCTCTAAATTTCGTTTCTAG